A single genomic interval of Littorina saxatilis isolate snail1 linkage group LG17, US_GU_Lsax_2.0, whole genome shotgun sequence harbors:
- the LOC138952900 gene encoding uncharacterized protein gives MCSYSHTGTVRGNNYDLARACSFESSPSIKGTRWRVHKAVIMARYDKFKTVVKIPTSVDNPSAQVFAEVNKYNFAKSVLQRCPDLANRIKLVPVNHSNINKIGRGWKILNGGKCRGNFYKGATVAIQTRLQDPIMGLLEIGGCPTLPLDADDQIPLLALAHESYSSSGGECVITGIKGAKVRDNRGVKTYHVTSLTIHSLGKKFGETDRGLAGVEAYKNWNFPRQQTSQRRSDRNAGSQGNNVIPELASLPTRTVSSRPPEPLGPNLSLYVERLLNRDPQLRHFLNEDSLRQLLGQPPIYSFTTANLRMVACGA, from the exons ATGTGCAGTTACAGTCACACTGGCACAGTCCGCGGCAATAACTATGATCTTGCGCGAGCGTGTTCCTTTGAGTCCAGTCCCAGTATTAAAGGTACCCGATGGCGCGTCCACAAGGCGGTCATCATGGCAAG GTATGACAAATTCAAGACTGTTGTTAAAATCCCCACCAGCGTTGACAACCCCTCAGCACAAGTCTTCGCGGAAGTCAATAAATACAACTTCGCCAAGTCCGTGCTTCAGAGGTGCCCGGATCTTGCTAACCGGATTAAACTGGTTCCGGTTAACCACTCAAACATCAACAAAATTGGCCGAGGCTGGAAAATTCTGAACGGAGGCAAATGCAGGGGGAATTTTTACAAAGGGGCAACAGTGGCGATCCAGACACGACTCCAAGATCCAATAATGGGTCTATTGGAGATCGGGGGGTGTCCGACTCTCCCTCTCGATGCCGATGACCAGATCCCGTTGTTGGCCCTCGCTCACGAAAGTTACAGTAGCTCCGGGGGAGAGTGCGTCATCACTGGCATCAAGGGCGCCAAGGTGCGTGACAACAGAGGCGTGAAGACGTACCACGTGACGTCCCTGACGATCCACTCTCTGGGCAAGAAGTTCGGGGAGACGGACAGAGGCTTAGCGGGAGTCGAGGCTTACAAGAACTGGAACTTTCCGCGTCAGCAAACTTCTCAAAGGAGGTCTGATAGGAATGCGGGCTCGCAGGGAAATAACGTAATTCCCGAGCTTGCGTCACTGCCCACGAGAACCGTGTCGTCGCGACCCCCAGAACCTCTGGGACCCAACCTTTCTTTGTACGTAGAACGGCTGCTTAACAGAGATCCTCAGCTACGACACTTTCTCAATGAAGATTCCCTGAGGCAGCTGCTTGGTCAGCCACCCATTTACTCTTTCACCACCGCCAATTTGCGAATGGTAGCATGTGGTGCCTGA
- the LOC138953281 gene encoding uncharacterized protein, with amino-acid sequence MDKEIPEFTKEILSKFHDDDIGEGDEAAAEVDKFIAVLELNKDFLFGDATYAINKNRQVKLRKPEEMPLEVDMEKLRTHTVDEVEVLLNFEGGGNYSLPPASSRSSTATWSLASSLSSTATRSPASSRSSTATRPPASTLSSTATRPPASSRSSTATWSPASSRSSTATRSPASSQSSTATRPPASSLSSTATRPPASSLSLTATRSPASSWSSTATRPSASSLSLTATRSPASSLSSTATRPPASNLSLTATRSPASNEPTTVTRPPASSQSSTATRSPASSATRRRGNRKRRTPFLETESDSDEPQATSCPPEKARNYTRWCPADEALVVEHFSDIIKGNSSRSIPGRDDVEPFLKAHKLLFSWESVRNKVMNERVKRQRLLQKRADSFM; translated from the exons ATGGATAAAGAAATTCCAGAATTTACCAAGGAAATATTGTCGAAATTTCATGATGATGACATTG GGGAAGGAGATGAAGCGGCTGCTGAGGTTGACAAGTTCATCGCTGTGTTGGAGTTGAACAAAGACTTCCTGTTTGGGGATGCCACCTATGCCATCAACAAAAATCGCCAAGTGAAGCTTAGAAAGCCAGAAGAGATGCCTCTGGAAGTCGATATGGAGAAGTTACGCACTCACACTGTGGATGAAGTTGAGG TTTTGTTAAATTTTGAAGGTGGAGGAAACTACAGTCTGCCTCCAGCCAGCAGTCGGTCTTCAACCGCCACTTGGTCTCTAGCCAGCAGTCTGTCTTCAACCGCCACTCGGTCTCCAGCCAGCAGTCGGTCTTCAACCGCAACTCGGCCTCCAGCCAGCACTCTGTCTTCAACCGCAACTCGGCCTCCAGCCAGCAGTCGGTCTTCAACCGCCACTTGGTCTCCAGCCAGCAGTCGGTCTTCAACCGCCACTCGGTCTCCAGCCAGCAGTCAGTCTTCAACCGCCACACGGCCTCCAGCCAGCAGTCTGTCTTCAACCGCCACACGGCCTCCAGCCAGCAGTCTGTCTTTAACCGCCACTCGGTCTCCAGCCAGCAGCTGGTCTTCAACCGCCACACGGCCTTCAGCCAGCAGTCTGTCTTTAACCGCCACTCGGTCTCCAGCCAGCAGTCTGTCTTCAACCGCCACACGGCCTCCAGCCAGCAATCTGTCTTTAACTGCCACTCGGTCTCCAGCCAGTAATGAGCCTACAACCGTAACACGGCCTCCAGCCAGCAGTCAGTCTTCAACCGCCACTCGGTCTCCAGCCAGCAGTGCGACACGAAGGAGAG GTAACAGAAAAAGGCGTACACCTTTTCTTGAGACTGAGAGTGACAGTGATGAGCCTCAGGCAACTTCGTGTCCTCCTGAGAAGG CCCGGAACTACACAAGATGGTGCCCAGCCGATGAAGCGTTGGTTGTTGAGCATTTCAGCGATATCATTAAAGGAAATTCTTCTAGGTCCATCCCAG GAAGAGATGACGTCGAACCATTTCTAAAGGCCCACAAGTTGCTGTTCTCATGGGAGTCGGTCCGCAATAAAGTTATGAATGAGAGGGTGAAAAGGCAACGTTTGCTTCAAAAACGTGCAGACAGTTTTATGTGA